The following coding sequences lie in one Populus trichocarpa isolate Nisqually-1 chromosome 14, P.trichocarpa_v4.1, whole genome shotgun sequence genomic window:
- the LOC18104884 gene encoding protein DCL, chloroplastic encodes MAMASLSKPQPSLSLPALSNPISLFSSPAVVLSFPFNRTAFASPRLFAIKTGSDGSDLLRKPIVPSEKDLVGISEEVEDSEEEKEEGFVDWEDRILEDTVPLVGFVRMILHSGKYESGDRLSPDHERTIVDRLLAYHPDCDSKIGCGIDYITVGYHPDFVESRCLFIVRKDGQLVDFSYWKCIKGLIKKNYPLYADSFILRHFRRRRRS; translated from the exons ATGGCCATGGCTTCGTTATCTAAACCACAACCATCGCTATCCCTACCCGCTCTCTCAAACCCTATCTCTTTGTTTTCCTCTCCGGCAGTGGTGTTATCTTTTCCGTTTAATCGAACTGCTTTCGCTAGTCCACGTTTGTTCGCAATTAAGACAGGATCAGACGGTTCAGATTTGCTGAGAAAACCGATTGTACCGTCAGAGAAGGACTTGGTTGGAATTTCTGAAGAAGTAGAGGACAGTGAAGAGGAAAAGGAGGAAGGATTTGTGGATTGGGAGGACCGGATTTTGGAGGATACTGTCCCTCTTGTTGGGTTTGTTAGAATGATTCTTCATTCTGGAAa ATATGAAAGTGGAGATAGATTGAGTCCAGATCATGAAAGAACTATTGTGGATAGATTGCTTGCATACCATCCAGATTGTGATAGCAAGattggatgtggaatcgattaTATTACA GTTGGGTATCATCCTGATTTTGTAGAATCGCGATGTTTGTTCATAGTTCGAAAAGATGGCCAATTGGTTGACTTTTCTTATTGGAAATGCATAAAGGGCTTGATCAAGAAGAACTATCCACTATATGCAGACAGTTTCATTCTCAGACATTTCCGACGGCGGAGAAGGAGTTGA
- the LOC18104883 gene encoding ABSCISIC ACID-INSENSITIVE 5-like protein 5 isoform X1, producing MGTNFNFKSFTNDPSDAGGGRPPGNFPLASQSSIYSLTLEELQNTMGGSLGKDFGSMNMDELLKSIWSAEETQTVATATSAGVQDGVGLQRQGSLTLPRTLSLKTVDEVWKDMSKEYAINGTSAGVANNVPQRQPTLGEITLEEFLVRAGVVREDIPVAAKINTNGGFFGDLSRLANNSSAIGFQQNRGVGLNNNNTNQISLQSSNLPLNGNGFRSNQAQVQQQQQQQQIFPKQPNMGYVTQMPPQSSPGIRGGILGIGDQGINSNLMQGGGMGVVGLGVATGSPANQLSSDGIGKSNGDTSSVSPVPYVFSGSGRGRRAGGAVEKVVERRQRRMIKNRESAARSRARKQAYTMELEAEVAKLKAENEELQKKQAEMMEMQKNQVPNLSTTQNRTNNLTYLLITCLMASQCC from the exons ATGGGGactaatttcaatttcaagagCTTCACAAATGACCCGTCAGATGCCGGTGGTGGCCGGCCACCGGGGAATTTTCCGTTGGCTAGTCAGTCATCGATCTATTCTTTAACGCTTGAAGAACTTCAAAACACCATGGGAGGATCATTAGGGAAGGATTTTGGGTCAATGAACATGGATGAGCTATTAAAGAGTATATGGAGTGCAGAGGAGACGCAGACCGTGGCAACAGCAACCTCTGCTGGGGTACAAGATGGTGTTGGTCTCCAGCGACAGGGCTCGCTGACGCTGCCGCGGACACTGAGCCTGAAGACGGTGGATGAGGTCTGGAAAGACATGTCAAAGGAATATGCTATTAATGGGACTAGTGCTGGAGTTGCTAATAATGTGCCCCAGAGGCAGCCTACCTTAGGAGAGATAACTTTGGAGGAGTTCTTGGTGAGAGCTGGGGTGGTGAGGGAGGATATTCCAGTGGCTGCAAAGATTAATACTAATGGTGGATTTTTTGGTGATTTATCGCGGTTAGCCAATAATAGTTCAGCAATTGGGTTTCAGCAGAATAGGGGTGTGGGATTGAATAACAATAATACCAATCAAATCTCGTTGCAATCTTCGAATTTGCCTTTGAATGGTAACGGGTTTAGATCAAATCAGGCAcaggtgcaacagcagcagcagcaacaacaaataTTTCCTAAGCAGCCTAATATGGGATATGTGACACAGATGCCTCCACAAAGTAGTCCTGGAATTAGAGGTGGAATTCTGGGGATTGGAGATCAAGGGATCAATAGCAATTTGATGCAGGGTGGAGGGATGGGAGTGGTTGGATTAGGTGTCGCTACAGGGTCACCTGCGAACCAGCTGTCATCGGATGGAATTGGGAAGAGTAATGGGGATACATCTTCAGTATCTCCAGTGCCTTATGTATTTAGTGGAAGTGGAAGGGGAAGGAGAGCAGGTGGCGCAGTTGAGAAGGTGGTTGAGAGGAGGCAGAGGAGAATGATTAAGAACAGAGAGTCAGCTGCAAGGTCTCGTGCTCGCAAGCAG GCTTATACGATGGAATTGGAAGCAGAAGTGGCAAAGTTAAAAGCGGAAAACGAAGAATTGCAGAAGAAACAG GCTGAAATGATggaaatgcagaaaaatcaggTGCCAAATCTATCTACTACTCAAAATAGAACGAATAATCTTACCTATTTGCTCATAACATGTCTAATGGCCAGTCAATGCTGCTAG
- the LOC18104883 gene encoding ABSCISIC ACID-INSENSITIVE 5-like protein 5 isoform X2 — protein sequence MGTNFNFKSFTNDPSDAGGGRPPGNFPLASQSSIYSLTLEELQNTMGGSLGKDFGSMNMDELLKSIWSAEETQTVATATSAGVQDGVGLQRQGSLTLPRTLSLKTVDEVWKDMSKEYAINGTSAGVANNVPQRQPTLGEITLEEFLVRAGVVREDIPVAAKINTNGGFFGDLSRLANNSSAIGFQQNRGVGLNNNNTNQISLQSSNLPLNGNGFRSNQAQVQQQQQQQQIFPKQPNMGYVTQMPPQSSPGIRGGILGIGDQGINSNLMQGGGMGVVGLGVATGSPANQLSSDGIGKSNGDTSSVSPVPYVFSGSGRGRRAGGAVEKVVERRQRRMIKNRESAARSRARKQAYTMELEAEVAKLKAENEELQKKQAEMMEMQKNQVMEMMTLQQGGKRRCLRRTQTGPW from the exons ATGGGGactaatttcaatttcaagagCTTCACAAATGACCCGTCAGATGCCGGTGGTGGCCGGCCACCGGGGAATTTTCCGTTGGCTAGTCAGTCATCGATCTATTCTTTAACGCTTGAAGAACTTCAAAACACCATGGGAGGATCATTAGGGAAGGATTTTGGGTCAATGAACATGGATGAGCTATTAAAGAGTATATGGAGTGCAGAGGAGACGCAGACCGTGGCAACAGCAACCTCTGCTGGGGTACAAGATGGTGTTGGTCTCCAGCGACAGGGCTCGCTGACGCTGCCGCGGACACTGAGCCTGAAGACGGTGGATGAGGTCTGGAAAGACATGTCAAAGGAATATGCTATTAATGGGACTAGTGCTGGAGTTGCTAATAATGTGCCCCAGAGGCAGCCTACCTTAGGAGAGATAACTTTGGAGGAGTTCTTGGTGAGAGCTGGGGTGGTGAGGGAGGATATTCCAGTGGCTGCAAAGATTAATACTAATGGTGGATTTTTTGGTGATTTATCGCGGTTAGCCAATAATAGTTCAGCAATTGGGTTTCAGCAGAATAGGGGTGTGGGATTGAATAACAATAATACCAATCAAATCTCGTTGCAATCTTCGAATTTGCCTTTGAATGGTAACGGGTTTAGATCAAATCAGGCAcaggtgcaacagcagcagcagcaacaacaaataTTTCCTAAGCAGCCTAATATGGGATATGTGACACAGATGCCTCCACAAAGTAGTCCTGGAATTAGAGGTGGAATTCTGGGGATTGGAGATCAAGGGATCAATAGCAATTTGATGCAGGGTGGAGGGATGGGAGTGGTTGGATTAGGTGTCGCTACAGGGTCACCTGCGAACCAGCTGTCATCGGATGGAATTGGGAAGAGTAATGGGGATACATCTTCAGTATCTCCAGTGCCTTATGTATTTAGTGGAAGTGGAAGGGGAAGGAGAGCAGGTGGCGCAGTTGAGAAGGTGGTTGAGAGGAGGCAGAGGAGAATGATTAAGAACAGAGAGTCAGCTGCAAGGTCTCGTGCTCGCAAGCAG GCTTATACGATGGAATTGGAAGCAGAAGTGGCAAAGTTAAAAGCGGAAAACGAAGAATTGCAGAAGAAACAG GCTGAAATGATggaaatgcagaaaaatcag GTTATGGAGATGATGACTTTGCAGCAGGGGGGTAAGAGGCGGTGCTTGAGACGAACTCAGACAGGTCCATGGTGA
- the LOC7464925 gene encoding THO complex subunit 5B, with protein MEDGEIVEAVAMEEDMQFSSYESLKETKSSVEEIISQLLSMKRESKSKSQLPEFIAQMFLNFVNLRQVNRSILLEEDKVKAETEKAKAPVDFTTLQLHNLMYEKSHYLKAIKACKDFRSKYPDIELVNEDEFFRDAPQHIKGSNLSTDTSHNLMLKRLNYELHQRKELCKLREKLEQKKKGLLETIANRKKFLLSLPSHLKSLKKASLPVQNQLGVLHTKKLKQHNLAELLPPPLYVIYSQLLAQKEAFGECIDLEVVGSVKDAQSFARQQANKDSSISTNVETSRLEDDAPDEEDDGQRRRKRPKRVQSKEGVDQAGSYQAHPLKVFLHIFDDEVSDPKSAKLITLKFEYLLKLNVVCVGVEGSLEGPENNILCNLFPNDTGAELPQQSAKLIVGDNLAFDERRTSRPYKWVQHLAGIDFLPETAPLLGDLETASSETAKNEIVLSGLSLYRQQNRVQTVVQRIRSRKRAQLALVEQLESLMKLEWPPQNCESVPWVLHTPLCNLHGWSPAGPPPNQASTLAVTDTNIVQEPIDVNMDGRLESAREDGELPSLIAAASAVNDVKLTPKVSTLEHSRQLSLMSKSIISPISKVKSQSFKKHDEDFDLLLDTDSDLDELSQIEPEGETDASIKYNEMAEKSWVDYGVKEYTLVLIRKKDDGEKKVKLEAKVKISMEYPLRPPLFGLSLYSAAENHDENNGSERYNELRAMEAEVNLYILKLLPLDQENHVLAHQVRYLAMLFDYLMDEASPSAKCTSVVDVGLCKPVSGSLLARSFRGRDRRKMISWKDMECTSGYPY; from the exons atgGAGGACGGCGAGATAGTGGAGGCAGTGGCAATGGAAGAAGACATGCAATTCTCTTCCTACGAATCACTCAAAGAAACCAAATCCTCTGTAGAGGAAATCATTTCCCAACTCCTCTCTATGAAAAGAGAGTCCAAATCCAAATCTCAACTCCCCGAATTCATCGCTCAAATGTTCCTCAACTTCGTCAATCTCCGCCAG GTCAATAGGTCGATTTTGCTAGAGGAAGATAAAGTGAAAGCGGAGACGGAGAAAGCAAAAGCTCCGGTGGACTTTACGACTTTGCAGTTACATAATTTGATGTATGAGAAGAGCCATTATCTTAAAGCTATAAAAGCTTGTAAGGATTTTAGATCTAAATATCCTGATATTGAACTTGTAAATGAAGATGAGTTTTTTCGCGATGCTCCTCAGCATATTAAAGGGTCAAATTTGTCTACTGATACTTCGCATAATTTGATGCTGAAGAGACTAAATTACGAGCTTCatcag agAAAAGAGCTGTGTAAGTTGCGTGAGAAACTGgaacagaagaagaaaggttTGTTGGAGACTATTGCGAATAGGAAGAAGTTCTTGTTGAGTTTGCCGTCGCATCTTAAATCGCTTAAGAAAGCTTCATTGCCAGTACAGAATCAGTTAGGGGTTCTGCATACCAAGAAATTAAAGCAGCATAACTTGGCGGAGTTACTTCCGCCTCCACTTTATGTGATTTACTCGCAGTTGTTGGCGCAAAAGGAAGCATTTGGAGAATGTATTGATCTGGAGGTGGTGGGAAGTGTTAAAGATGCTCAATCATTTGCTCGTCAGCAAGCGAATAAGGACAGCA GTATATCTACCAATGTAGAGACTTCCAGGTTGGAGGACGATGCACCTGATGAGGAAGATGATGGTCAAAGAAGGAGAAAGAGGCCAAAGAGGGTTCAAAGCAAAGAGGGCGTTGATCAGGCAGGATCATATCAAGCTCATCCGCTCAAGGTTTTTCTCCATATATTTGACGATGAGGTTTCTGATCCAAAATCTGCGAAGCTCATTACTCTGAAGTTTGAATACTTGCTGAAGTTGAATGTTGTATGTGTTGGGGTTGAAGGGTCACTTGAAGGACCAGAAAATAACATCTTATGCAACTTATTTCCCAATGACACTGGAGCTGAGCTGCCTCAGCAG TCAGCAAAGCTCATTGTAGGTGACAACCTTGCATTTGATGAAAGGAGAACTTCACGTCCATATAAGTGGGTCCAGCATTTGGCAGGAATTGATTTCTTACCAGAGACAGCCCCGTTACTCGGCGACCTTGAAACTGCAAGCAGTGAAACTGCTAAAAACGAGATTGTTTTATCTGGATTGTCACTGTATCGCCAACAGAATCGGGTGCAGACAGTTGTGCAAAGAATTCGCTCTCGGAAAAGGGCTCAGCTGGCTCTTGT GGAACAACTTGAATCGCTTATGAAGCTTGAATGGCCTCCTCAGAATTGTGAAAGTGTTCCATGGGTTTTGCATACACCTTTATGCAATTTACATGGCTGGTCGCCAGCAGGGCCTCCACCTAATCAAGCTTCAACTTTGGCTGTTACTGATACGAATATAGTTCAGGAACCAATAGATGTCAATATGGATGGAAGATTGGAGAGTGCTAGGGAAGATGGGGAGCTTCCATCTCTAATTGCAGCTGCTTCTGCTGTGAATGATGTTAAGCTTACTCCAAAAGTATCTACTCTAGAGCATTCCAGGCAGCTGAGTTTAATGTCGAAGAGCATTATATCACCAATTAGTAAGGTGAaatcacaaagtttcaagaaacATGATGAAGATTTTGATCTCTTGCTGGATACTGATAGTGATTTGGACGAGCTTTCACAAATTGAGCCAGAGGGAGAAACCGACGCTTCTATTAAATACAATGAAATGGCTGAAAAGTCATGGGTGGATTATGGGGTTAAAGAATATACTCTTGTCTTAATAAGGAAAAAGGATGACGGAGAGAAGAAAGTAAAGTTAGAAGCAAAG GTTAAAATCAGCATGGAGTATCCTCTTAGGCCTCCTCTCTTTGGCTTGAGTCTGTACAGTGCTGCAGAAAATCATGATGAGAATAATGGCTCTGAACGGTACAATGAACTTCGAGCCATGGAAGCTGAG GTAAATCTTTATATATTAAAGCTGCTACCTTTGGATCAAGAAAATCATGTCTTAGCTCATCAAGTGCGCTATCTTGCAATGTTGTTTGACTATTTAATGGATGAGGCATCTCCAAGTGCAAAATGTACTTCTGTTGTCGATGTTGGCTTGTGTAAACCAGTTAGTGGTAGTCTTCTTGCTAGATCATTTAGAGGGAGGGATCGCAGGAAGATGATATCCTGGAAGGACATGGAATGCACCTCTGGCTACCCATACTAG